A part of Solibacillus sp. FSL H8-0538 genomic DNA contains:
- a CDS encoding sigma-70 family RNA polymerase sigma factor yields MEQLVEEYGEYLFHLSYLYVKDKHLAEEITQDVFLTYATKGDAFRGEAALKTYLTRILINRSHDELRKMKRKNVLQFLTPFWTNEKSAEQEVMKQQQFQSLMDAVMGLPIHYREVIILFYYEEFEAREIANLLDVSQNTVRTRLRRGKDLLKSKLSLQAEVFNLE; encoded by the coding sequence ATGGAGCAGCTAGTAGAGGAATACGGAGAGTACCTATTCCATTTAAGCTATTTATATGTGAAGGACAAGCACTTAGCAGAGGAAATTACCCAGGACGTGTTTTTAACATACGCAACAAAGGGTGACGCTTTTCGTGGGGAGGCAGCGCTGAAAACATATTTGACGAGAATATTAATTAATCGTAGCCATGATGAATTACGAAAAATGAAGCGAAAAAACGTGTTGCAATTTTTAACGCCCTTTTGGACAAACGAAAAATCTGCAGAGCAGGAAGTAATGAAGCAGCAACAATTTCAATCACTAATGGATGCGGTGATGGGGCTACCAATTCACTACCGCGAAGTCATTATTTTGTTTTATTATGAGGAATTTGAGGCACGCGAAATAGCGAATTTGCTAGATGTTTCTCAAAATACTGTGCGCACACGATTACGTAGAGGAAAGGATTTACTAAAATCAAAATTATCGTTACAGGCGGAGGTGTTTAACCTTGAATAA
- a CDS encoding GNAT family N-acetyltransferase: protein MTIKIRKMHIDDIKAVQHIAEVSWNRTYDGIIPLTVQNIFLAVAYSEEMLMKRLKMTPFFVVEEHGELIGFANFSPVKENGEIELSAIYILPEAQHKGVGTQLLTYGLANLKPNRICLNVESENTIGKNFYYAKGFKFIEEFDEDFNGYRLKTTRMALEI, encoded by the coding sequence ATAACGATTAAAATTCGAAAAATGCATATAGACGATATTAAAGCCGTACAACATATCGCTGAAGTAAGCTGGAATCGAACATATGATGGGATTATCCCTTTGACAGTGCAAAATATTTTTTTAGCGGTGGCTTATAGCGAAGAGATGCTAATGAAACGTTTGAAAATGACGCCTTTTTTTGTGGTGGAAGAGCATGGGGAATTGATTGGATTTGCAAATTTTTCGCCTGTTAAAGAAAATGGAGAAATAGAATTATCTGCTATCTATATTTTGCCTGAAGCCCAACACAAAGGAGTAGGTACTCAGCTACTCACATATGGATTAGCTAACTTAAAACCTAATAGAATTTGCCTAAATGTTGAATCAGAAAATACGATAGGGAAAAATTTTTACTATGCGAAAGGATTTAAATTTATTGAAGAATTCGACGAGGATTTCAATGGATATAGGTTAAAGACTACTCGTATGGCTTTAGAAATATAG
- a CDS encoding transglutaminase-like domain-containing protein — MEIWFSLALASDSQREISFILLPKPSQKNEHHFLNTINYYVVKSAECLNISYQYRSYEVSLLSGTRIHTETIALSEEEKHYFLRSTPINLVNEELKNEANEIIQGEEDSVERARKIFNFIVKKYSYSRHTYERGVMSFRKNKKGDCGEFAGLFVSYCRSLGMPSRVMVGSSWSNGKTRAHVWSEFFVENIGWIPVDIGSAALLKNPLNSFSVLAKKAKYFGAIEGKRICFSVDTDRALTPFYIDQPSPDNFPVYVVGDRELAWGYESIDGTAPYMQPMYVKLHSKVKKLKNELVLGKWIVKESTLRQLFLTTKNIALLLWIF, encoded by the coding sequence GTGGAAATTTGGTTTTCGCTTGCTTTGGCTTCCGATTCACAAAGAGAAATCTCGTTTATTCTTTTGCCAAAACCCTCACAAAAGAACGAGCATCATTTTTTAAATACGATCAATTATTATGTTGTTAAATCAGCTGAGTGCTTGAATATATCTTATCAATATCGTAGCTACGAAGTGTCATTACTGAGCGGAACTCGAATTCACACAGAGACAATTGCTTTGTCAGAAGAAGAGAAGCACTATTTTTTAAGGTCCACACCGATCAATCTAGTGAACGAGGAATTAAAAAACGAGGCGAATGAAATTATTCAGGGGGAAGAGGACTCCGTTGAGCGAGCTAGGAAGATATTTAATTTTATTGTAAAAAAGTATAGTTACTCGCGCCATACCTATGAACGTGGGGTAATGAGTTTCCGGAAGAATAAGAAAGGGGATTGCGGGGAATTTGCAGGACTCTTTGTTTCTTATTGTAGGTCTTTAGGAATGCCGAGTAGAGTGATGGTTGGCTCTTCTTGGTCAAATGGAAAGACACGGGCGCATGTGTGGAGTGAATTTTTTGTAGAAAATATTGGCTGGATTCCTGTTGATATTGGTTCAGCTGCCCTATTAAAAAATCCACTGAATAGTTTTAGTGTTCTTGCTAAAAAGGCCAAGTATTTTGGGGCAATTGAAGGGAAGCGCATTTGTTTCTCGGTTGATACAGATCGCGCCTTAACCCCGTTTTATATTGACCAACCATCTCCTGATAATTTCCCAGTCTATGTTGTGGGTGATAGGGAGCTTGCTTGGGGATATGAATCGATTGATGGCACAGCGCCATATATGCAGCCCATGTACGTGAAACTCCATTCGAAAGTGAAAAAATTGAAAAATGAACTCGTCTTGGGGAAGTGGATTGTGAAAGAATCAACACTCCGCCAGCTATTTTTAACGACTAAAAATATTGCCTTACTACTCTGGATTTTTTAA
- a CDS encoding ribonuclease H family protein, with protein sequence MNISIEWIYKIPKGAETVFRSEEMPAAKGLLFAEDLERTGRTKSILFIDKFDTQWTVKEMKGYLKEIETEPHNITVYFDGGYDRGTSTAGLGCVIYYEQSGKSYRLRRNAFAEGLKSNNEAEYAALHLSLVELELLNVHHLPVRFIGDSLVVINQMNEEWAVVENDLSNLVNRIDKKLRSLHIQPEFELIPRKENAEADRLATQALNGINITALVDLDAEKG encoded by the coding sequence ATGAACATCTCAATCGAGTGGATTTACAAAATACCAAAAGGGGCGGAAACCGTTTTTCGTTCCGAGGAGATGCCTGCAGCGAAAGGTTTGCTGTTTGCAGAAGATCTTGAGCGGACTGGACGCACAAAAAGCATACTATTTATTGATAAGTTCGATACTCAATGGACGGTCAAAGAAATGAAAGGCTATTTAAAAGAAATCGAAACGGAACCGCATAACATCACGGTCTATTTTGATGGAGGCTATGATCGCGGAACGAGTACAGCAGGTTTAGGCTGCGTTATTTATTATGAACAAAGTGGAAAGTCTTACAGATTGCGTCGGAATGCATTTGCTGAGGGCTTGAAGTCAAATAACGAGGCTGAATATGCTGCACTTCATTTGAGCCTTGTTGAGCTCGAACTGTTAAATGTCCACCATTTACCAGTCCGTTTCATTGGGGATTCACTAGTTGTTATTAATCAGATGAATGAGGAATGGGCAGTAGTGGAGAATGACTTGTCAAATTTAGTGAACCGAATTGACAAAAAGTTACGCAGTCTTCATATTCAACCAGAGTTCGAACTGATACCGCGAAAAGAAAATGCTGAAGCGGACCGTCTAGCAACACAGGCGCTGAATGGAATTAATATTACAGCGTTAGTTGATTTGGATGCGGAAAAGGGTTGA
- a CDS encoding DUF4179 domain-containing protein, whose amino-acid sequence MSDYKKWANVNFDDIELAEVSAHEKKRVKQHILGKKKATKRLRKWGLAAAILLGATITTGFAFPSIASQIPFVQNIMSYFNEDFPVNSTYDDFATTIDTVQTSKEATMVIEKAVYDGNSITISYALQTDLDLGESPMNSNYIKVEGASGTSGVGKLKKIKDNTYVGIEKITPFFDKKAPKIVNISWKLDRFESTESSTILSGDWKFSFSLTKLAGATQLVNEVVEKEGVTVHIQEIERNDMTTVIRYEQLNAPAVLTKWAYASISFTAVDDLGNTYELQNNGGTGDSEGLTMSWSDTMSAIDQQATTITLQPIIYFSTGENGVAKIVAMDAVEIELE is encoded by the coding sequence ATGAGTGACTATAAAAAGTGGGCAAATGTAAATTTTGATGATATCGAGCTAGCTGAAGTTTCAGCGCATGAAAAGAAGCGCGTCAAGCAGCATATACTTGGTAAGAAAAAAGCAACAAAGCGTTTGAGGAAATGGGGACTAGCGGCAGCGATTTTACTAGGTGCTACCATTACAACAGGCTTTGCGTTCCCTTCGATTGCTTCACAAATTCCGTTCGTGCAAAACATCATGAGTTACTTCAATGAAGATTTTCCGGTTAATAGCACTTACGATGATTTTGCTACTACTATTGATACGGTGCAAACGAGTAAAGAAGCCACAATGGTCATTGAAAAAGCAGTGTATGATGGCAATTCGATTACGATTTCGTATGCGCTTCAAACGGATTTGGATCTCGGAGAAAGCCCGATGAATAGCAATTATATTAAGGTTGAAGGTGCGTCTGGAACAAGTGGTGTCGGCAAGCTCAAAAAAATTAAGGATAATACGTACGTCGGCATAGAGAAAATTACACCGTTTTTTGACAAAAAGGCTCCAAAAATAGTAAACATTTCGTGGAAGCTGGATCGATTTGAAAGTACAGAATCAAGCACTATCCTTTCCGGCGACTGGAAATTTAGTTTCTCTCTAACAAAACTTGCAGGCGCGACACAGCTCGTCAATGAAGTAGTAGAAAAAGAAGGCGTTACCGTGCACATTCAAGAAATCGAACGCAATGACATGACGACTGTAATTCGCTACGAGCAGCTGAATGCCCCCGCGGTGTTAACAAAATGGGCATATGCATCAATCTCCTTCACCGCAGTTGACGATTTGGGGAATACGTATGAATTGCAAAATAACGGTGGTACAGGTGATAGCGAAGGACTGACAATGAGCTGGTCCGACACGATGTCAGCTATCGACCAACAAGCAACGACGATTACACTACAACCGATTATTTATTTCTCAACTGGTGAGAACGGAGTAGCGAAAATTGTGGCGATGGATGCGGTTGAAATTGAGTTGGAATAA
- a CDS encoding sigma-70 family RNA polymerase sigma factor has product MANEMNFIKRLKKQNEDALEYVIEEYMPLVKAIALKVLQPMGQASAVDDCINEVFLDVWKHAQTFQGDAVDFKKWIAMVAKYKAIDHYRIYDKRASREQTIDTEPLFQTVRDTQDTVLAREQRNELLFEVAQLDELDRDIFMMKYYLDMKNAEIAETLAITKAAVDNRLYRGKQKLAKSLALKERYV; this is encoded by the coding sequence ATGGCGAATGAGATGAATTTTATTAAACGTTTAAAGAAGCAAAACGAAGATGCGCTTGAATATGTAATTGAAGAATATATGCCTCTTGTAAAGGCCATTGCGCTAAAAGTGTTACAACCAATGGGGCAGGCTAGTGCGGTGGACGACTGTATAAATGAAGTATTTTTAGACGTGTGGAAACATGCGCAAACATTTCAAGGAGACGCGGTCGATTTTAAAAAGTGGATTGCAATGGTCGCAAAATATAAGGCCATAGATCATTATCGCATTTATGACAAACGAGCTTCACGAGAGCAGACAATTGATACCGAGCCACTATTCCAAACAGTGAGAGATACCCAGGATACGGTTTTAGCCCGTGAGCAACGTAATGAATTACTATTTGAAGTAGCGCAATTAGATGAGCTTGACCGCGATATTTTTATGATGAAATACTACTTAGATATGAAAAATGCTGAAATTGCAGAGACACTCGCCATCACAAAAGCCGCCGTCGATAATCGCCTATACAGAGGAAAACAAAAATTAGCAAAAAGTCTAGCGTTAAAGGAGCGATACGTATGA
- a CDS encoding YeiH family protein translates to MEKHQQNFIKGILFTFFIALAAYGIAQLPIISVIGPLAIAIILAIIIRNYIFEPVVWEKGITFSSKMILRLAIILYGVRLNMMLIFDQGLPFIGRAALVVAVGIGLMLLLSRLFGVDRNLALLLGCGTGICGAAAIGAVAPIIHSKDEDTALAVGMIALLGTIFALFAPVVASLVEMPAALYGEWVGFSVHEIAHAALAGGTYGDASLTPALMAKLSRVLLLFPVTLIIAWLVSRKQGETTQKASFPLFIVGFLIVSIISTIALENGWMTVGVQQQIASFASFLLTMSMAALGLTINLKQLQGQALKPLMLLSTTSVLLFAFTFWMV, encoded by the coding sequence ATGGAAAAACATCAACAGAATTTCATCAAAGGTATTTTATTTACGTTTTTCATCGCATTAGCTGCGTACGGAATCGCACAACTTCCGATTATTTCAGTTATTGGGCCACTTGCAATAGCCATTATTCTTGCGATTATTATTCGCAACTATATATTTGAACCCGTTGTTTGGGAAAAGGGAATTACGTTTTCATCGAAAATGATATTACGTCTCGCAATCATTTTGTACGGTGTTCGATTAAATATGATGCTCATTTTTGATCAAGGCTTGCCTTTTATCGGACGTGCGGCATTAGTTGTAGCGGTGGGTATTGGATTAATGCTTCTTTTAAGCCGTCTGTTTGGGGTGGACCGTAATCTTGCACTGCTACTGGGTTGCGGAACGGGAATTTGTGGCGCGGCAGCAATCGGCGCAGTCGCCCCAATTATTCACTCAAAGGATGAGGATACGGCACTTGCAGTAGGTATGATTGCGTTACTTGGAACAATTTTTGCACTCTTTGCACCTGTTGTGGCCTCGTTGGTAGAAATGCCGGCCGCACTATACGGAGAGTGGGTAGGCTTTAGTGTACACGAAATCGCCCATGCCGCTCTAGCTGGGGGTACTTACGGAGATGCTTCACTAACGCCCGCATTAATGGCAAAATTAAGCCGCGTACTATTACTGTTCCCAGTGACGTTAATTATTGCTTGGCTCGTGTCACGAAAACAGGGAGAGACAACGCAAAAAGCATCCTTCCCGCTATTTATTGTAGGCTTTCTCATCGTTTCAATTATTAGCACGATTGCATTAGAAAATGGTTGGATGACGGTAGGGGTTCAGCAGCAAATCGCAAGCTTCGCATCATTTCTACTCACAATGTCCATGGCGGCACTGGGCTTAACGATTAACCTAAAACAATTACAAGGGCAGGCTTTAAAACCACTTATGCTCCTATCGACAACGTCCGTACTATTATTTGCTTTTACATTTTGGATGGTTTAA
- a CDS encoding LysR substrate-binding domain-containing protein has product MEVVKQGSFSNAAELLFMSQPAVSQHVKQYEQELGAILFDRSTKKLRLTAAGRITFDYCLKMIRLQQELSQALDDLANEVKGKLTIGASYSYGEYILPQVIAQFLQQYPQVEPQIDIQNTSHIAEQVLNQQIDVGIVEGIVSHQQLERVRFAQDQMVLVANKPLKTLLGNETWIIREPGSGTRAAVERFWHAQHLQPQRLQQYGSTQLIKGAVMAGIGVSLLSKWTVEQEIAQQQLFVIDAPRLTWNRDFYCIQLKEQIKSKVVQTFIGFLTK; this is encoded by the coding sequence ATGGAAGTTGTCAAACAAGGAAGTTTTTCAAATGCCGCGGAGCTACTATTTATGAGCCAACCCGCTGTTAGTCAGCATGTGAAGCAATATGAGCAGGAGCTTGGTGCCATCCTTTTTGACCGGTCAACAAAAAAATTACGACTAACCGCAGCGGGCCGTATTACGTTTGACTACTGTTTGAAAATGATACGTCTGCAGCAAGAACTTTCGCAGGCGCTTGATGATTTGGCGAACGAAGTAAAAGGTAAGCTAACAATCGGCGCCAGTTATTCATACGGAGAATACATTTTGCCACAGGTCATCGCACAATTTTTGCAACAGTATCCACAAGTAGAACCACAAATTGATATTCAAAATACATCTCATATTGCCGAACAAGTGCTAAATCAGCAAATCGATGTAGGTATTGTGGAAGGAATCGTCAGCCACCAACAACTTGAACGCGTTCGCTTTGCACAGGATCAAATGGTGCTCGTCGCCAACAAGCCACTAAAAACATTATTGGGAAATGAAACATGGATTATTCGTGAGCCAGGCTCTGGGACGCGCGCGGCAGTGGAACGTTTTTGGCATGCTCAGCACTTACAACCACAAAGACTACAGCAATACGGCAGTACGCAGCTTATTAAAGGGGCGGTCATGGCTGGCATCGGGGTGTCATTATTATCAAAATGGACGGTTGAGCAAGAAATTGCCCAGCAGCAGCTTTTTGTCATTGATGCGCCGCGCTTAACATGGAACCGTGATTTTTACTGTATTCAACTAAAAGAGCAGATAAAGTCAAAAGTTGTACAGACTTTTATCGGATTTTTAACAAAATAA
- the aspA gene encoding aspartate ammonia-lyase, with the protein METTRIEKDFLGTLEIPKDVYYGIQTSRALENFPITKMTMHPELIRAFAIVKKSAALANLKVGKLENHIAYAIATAADDILAGQLHDQFLVDPIQGGAGTSMNMNANEVIANRALELINEEKGNYAIISPNSHVNMAQSTNDAFPTAIHIASVFTLDKLIVAMETMKESFERKAKEFDHIVKMGRTHLQDAIPVRLGQEFAAYAAVVARDIKRIKRAQVALFEINIGATAIGTGLNADPLYTEHAVKNIAEFTGFPFTKVENYIDGTQNTDAYTEASGMLRIAMTNMSKIANDLRLMASGPKTGFGEIRLLERQPGSSIMPGKVNPVMPELINQIAFQVIGNDTTITMASEAGQFELNVMEPVLVFNLLQSIEIMTNGFTVFTKYCLDHIEANEEQLTDYVERSIGIVTALAPYLGYERSSQIAREALHSNRSVRELCLQYGYFTEQQLEVILNPFEMTQPGIAGEEAMALLK; encoded by the coding sequence ATGGAAACAACACGTATTGAAAAAGACTTTTTAGGAACTTTAGAAATCCCGAAAGATGTGTACTATGGTATTCAAACATCACGTGCACTTGAAAACTTCCCAATTACGAAAATGACAATGCATCCTGAATTAATTCGTGCATTTGCAATTGTGAAAAAAAGTGCCGCACTTGCGAACTTAAAAGTGGGGAAATTAGAAAATCATATTGCCTATGCAATCGCTACTGCTGCGGATGATATTTTAGCTGGACAACTACACGACCAGTTCTTAGTAGATCCAATCCAAGGCGGGGCTGGTACTTCAATGAATATGAACGCGAACGAGGTCATTGCAAATCGCGCTCTTGAGTTAATAAATGAGGAAAAAGGCAATTACGCAATCATTAGCCCAAACAGCCATGTTAATATGGCACAGTCAACAAATGATGCATTCCCTACTGCGATTCACATTGCAAGCGTTTTCACACTTGACAAATTAATTGTTGCAATGGAAACGATGAAGGAAAGCTTTGAACGTAAAGCAAAAGAATTTGACCATATCGTAAAAATGGGCCGTACACATTTACAAGATGCAATTCCTGTCCGTCTTGGCCAAGAATTTGCCGCGTATGCAGCCGTTGTAGCACGTGATATAAAACGTATTAAACGTGCACAAGTCGCACTATTTGAAATTAACATCGGGGCAACTGCAATTGGTACAGGCTTAAACGCAGACCCTCTTTATACAGAGCATGCTGTGAAAAACATTGCTGAATTTACCGGCTTCCCATTCACAAAGGTTGAAAACTATATTGACGGCACGCAAAATACAGACGCCTATACAGAAGCATCAGGAATGCTCCGCATTGCGATGACAAACATGTCAAAAATCGCAAACGACCTTCGATTAATGGCGTCAGGTCCAAAAACCGGCTTTGGCGAAATCCGTCTACTAGAGCGTCAACCCGGCTCTTCTATTATGCCAGGTAAAGTAAATCCAGTTATGCCAGAACTAATTAACCAAATTGCATTCCAAGTAATCGGCAATGACACAACGATCACTATGGCATCAGAGGCAGGTCAATTTGAATTAAACGTTATGGAGCCAGTACTTGTGTTTAACTTGCTTCAATCAATAGAAATAATGACAAATGGCTTTACTGTCTTTACGAAATATTGCCTAGATCACATCGAGGCAAATGAAGAACAATTAACAGATTATGTTGAGCGTAGCATCGGTATTGTAACAGCACTTGCACCGTATTTAGGCTATGAACGTTCATCACAAATCGCACGTGAAGCATTGCACTCTAATCGTTCAGTTCGTGAACTATGCCTACAATACGGCTACTTCACAGAGCAACAATTAGAAGTTATTTTAAATCCATTTGAAATGACACAACCCGGCATTGCTGGCGAAGAAGCAATGGCATTATTAAAATAA
- a CDS encoding YnfA family protein produces the protein MFKAVLLFLLAGLAEIGGGYLIWIWLRDGKSAYLGLFGGIALVLYGIIATFQSFPSFGRVYAAYGGVFIVLSVLWGWGIDKKTPDVYDWIGAGICLVGVTVMLLAPRH, from the coding sequence TTGTTTAAAGCAGTATTACTTTTTTTATTAGCAGGTTTAGCCGAAATAGGCGGTGGGTATTTAATATGGATTTGGTTAAGGGATGGCAAGTCTGCTTATTTAGGGCTATTTGGAGGAATCGCATTAGTGTTATATGGGATCATAGCTACGTTTCAATCATTCCCATCATTTGGTAGGGTTTATGCTGCCTATGGAGGCGTTTTTATTGTTCTTTCTGTCTTATGGGGGTGGGGCATCGATAAAAAAACCCCAGATGTATATGATTGGATAGGTGCAGGAATATGTTTAGTTGGTGTGACAGTAATGTTATTGGCACCACGTCATTAA
- a CDS encoding DUF4362 domain-containing protein — MSSIKNIFLIPVVFMVVACGACNEQGMDLPTTKSTAYTPTEEDIVNMHGDITNLERFKEFVENVNEDEEDAIRIVIYTTEGDAILKDVAYHGDNIKYTVDTTRDGYGQQEITTTYCGSVEKVEVNERIDYKVIGCENKIDEILLIVDK, encoded by the coding sequence ATGAGTTCTATTAAAAATATATTCTTAATTCCTGTAGTATTTATGGTAGTAGCCTGTGGAGCCTGTAACGAACAAGGAATGGACTTACCGACAACAAAAAGTACAGCTTATACACCTACTGAAGAGGATATTGTTAATATGCATGGTGATATTACGAATTTAGAGCGTTTTAAAGAATTTGTTGAAAACGTTAATGAAGATGAAGAAGATGCCATTCGAATAGTCATTTATACAACAGAAGGAGATGCAATATTAAAGGACGTTGCATATCACGGAGATAATATAAAATATACGGTGGATACAACGCGAGACGGATATGGTCAACAAGAAATTACAACAACTTATTGCGGATCTGTTGAAAAAGTAGAAGTGAACGAAAGAATAGATTATAAAGTAATAGGTTGTGAAAACAAAATAGATGAAATTCTTTTGATTGTTGATAAATAA
- a CDS encoding helix-turn-helix transcriptional regulator codes for MKVVNHIKEIRLKKGITQVQMAEDLQITRQTINAIEKNKYNPSLELALKLIKYFDVPLEQLFYLDETEDEK; via the coding sequence TTGAAGGTAGTCAATCACATTAAAGAAATTCGTTTGAAAAAAGGGATTACTCAAGTACAAATGGCAGAGGATTTACAAATTACTCGACAAACGATCAATGCTATTGAAAAAAACAAATATAACCCTAGCTTAGAGTTGGCGCTGAAGCTCATTAAATATTTTGATGTACCGCTTGAACAATTATTTTATCTAGATGAAACGGAGGATGAGAAATGA
- a CDS encoding DUF5412 domain-containing protein: MKKFIKGLFIFGGIFVVLIAFAIYQLFFDMDSLPTGEYLTEETSLDGTYTLKAYVINGGATVSYAMRGELVFNKMGKKTKNIYWNYREKTAAITWLDNDTVEINGHTLDVPRDRFDFRYQ; the protein is encoded by the coding sequence ATGAAGAAATTTATTAAAGGATTATTCATTTTTGGCGGAATATTCGTTGTTCTCATTGCGTTTGCAATTTATCAACTATTTTTCGATATGGATTCATTACCAACGGGTGAGTATCTCACTGAAGAAACCTCCCTAGATGGCACATATACGCTAAAGGCATATGTGATAAACGGTGGTGCCACGGTTTCATATGCAATGCGTGGTGAATTGGTATTTAATAAAATGGGCAAGAAGACGAAAAATATTTATTGGAATTATCGTGAAAAAACTGCCGCTATTACTTGGTTGGATAACGATACTGTTGAAATTAACGGACATACATTAGATGTCCCAAGGGATAGGTTTGATTTTAGATATCAATAG
- a CDS encoding polysaccharide deacetylase family protein — protein sequence MKKKLLLIGLGILLVSLLLLCTYKLMNSRTYQLFGGLTKQVETNQKVVALTFDDGPTDNVNQILPLLKKYNAKATFFLIGEEIERHPEEAIKIAEGGHQIGNHTYSHNRMIFKTLSYCKEEIEKTDQLIRNAGYQGEIDVRPPNGKKLIGFPYYLNKHNRDTITWNIEPDSYYSTVSDKVNYVTEHIKSGSIILMHPMYDETGKELQTIEGVLQALSTEGYAFITVNELQELSGIK from the coding sequence ATGAAAAAGAAATTACTATTGATTGGGCTAGGGATTTTGTTAGTTTCCCTTCTATTACTTTGTACTTATAAATTAATGAATTCTAGGACATACCAATTATTTGGTGGTTTAACCAAACAAGTGGAGACAAATCAAAAAGTAGTCGCTTTAACTTTTGATGATGGCCCAACTGACAACGTAAATCAGATTTTACCTCTATTAAAAAAGTACAATGCAAAAGCTACCTTTTTTCTGATTGGTGAAGAAATAGAAAGGCACCCAGAGGAAGCAATAAAAATTGCTGAAGGAGGACATCAAATTGGAAATCACACCTATTCTCATAATCGAATGATTTTCAAAACACTTTCTTACTGCAAAGAGGAAATTGAAAAAACAGATCAATTAATACGAAACGCGGGATATCAAGGTGAAATTGATGTTCGTCCACCAAACGGAAAAAAACTGATAGGATTCCCGTATTATCTAAATAAACATAATAGAGACACTATTACTTGGAATATTGAACCAGATAGTTATTACTCCACGGTTTCTGACAAAGTGAATTATGTGACAGAGCATATTAAATCCGGTTCAATTATTTTGATGCATCCAATGTATGATGAAACGGGCAAAGAACTTCAAACAATTGAAGGAGTTTTACAAGCACTTTCAACTGAGGGATATGCATTTATAACTGTTAATGAACTTCAGGAATTATCAGGTATTAAATGA
- a CDS encoding WapI family immunity protein — protein MNGFTIKGKQGFIRIELQNASGFPKDTSHFGGYDAEGIVEIKSGNYYVLGELWFTTGDVYEFYKHLDKCNCELKGIATFWNYETSLKLEVVFNQLGQVVLQGYFKEKAHMENELQFEMESDQSFLSSTLEDLRKFVDHYGNSKGIKI, from the coding sequence ATGAATGGATTTACTATTAAAGGTAAGCAAGGCTTTATCCGAATTGAACTACAAAATGCAAGTGGTTTTCCTAAAGACACAAGCCATTTTGGTGGCTATGATGCTGAGGGCATCGTTGAAATTAAAAGTGGAAATTATTATGTTTTAGGTGAACTGTGGTTTACGACTGGTGATGTATATGAGTTTTATAAGCACTTAGATAAGTGCAATTGTGAACTTAAAGGAATAGCTACTTTTTGGAACTACGAAACTTCTCTTAAATTAGAGGTTGTATTCAATCAATTGGGACAAGTTGTTTTACAAGGTTACTTTAAAGAAAAAGCACATATGGAAAATGAATTACAATTTGAAATGGAAAGTGACCAAAGTTTTTTATCCTCAACATTAGAGGACTTGAGAAAATTTGTTGACCATTACGGAAACTCAAAAGGAATAAAAATATAA